A single region of the Nocardioides aquaticus genome encodes:
- a CDS encoding VOC family protein: MSVQLNAYLNFDTTTREAMEFYRSVLGGTLEVMTFGDYGAEGEAATLVMHAQLRTDDGFVLMASDRTPEMGAVVPGEQTLLCLNGDDVDRLHRWWEGLGEGGQVHMALEKQMWGDEYGDLTDRFGQRWMFNIDLSGRA; this comes from the coding sequence ATGTCCGTGCAGCTCAACGCCTACCTCAACTTCGACACCACCACCCGCGAGGCGATGGAGTTCTACCGGTCCGTGCTCGGCGGCACGCTGGAGGTGATGACCTTCGGCGACTACGGCGCCGAGGGCGAGGCCGCCACCCTGGTGATGCACGCGCAGCTGCGGACCGACGACGGCTTCGTGCTGATGGCCTCCGACCGCACCCCCGAGATGGGCGCGGTCGTGCCCGGCGAGCAGACCCTGCTGTGCCTCAACGGCGACGACGTGGACCGGCTGCACCGCTGGTGGGAGGGCCTCGGCGAGGGCGGGCAGGTCCACATGGCCCTCGAGAAGCAGATGTGGGGCGACGAGTACGGCGACCTCACCGACCGCTTCGGCCAGCGCTGGATGTTCAACATCGACCTGTCCGGCCGGGCCTGA
- a CDS encoding TraR/DksA family transcriptional regulator, translating into MHDPRPALLADRDRTLRRLAGLQADYAEVVDASRDTNADDEHDPEGHTIAFERSQTGSLVQQAVRHLAGTDAALARVAAGTYGTCTACGEQIAPERLEARPAAPTCVRCAAGPSRR; encoded by the coding sequence GTGCACGACCCCCGTCCGGCCCTGCTCGCCGACCGCGACCGCACCCTGCGGCGGCTGGCCGGGCTGCAGGCGGACTACGCCGAGGTCGTCGACGCCTCGCGCGACACCAACGCCGACGACGAGCACGACCCGGAGGGGCACACGATCGCCTTCGAGCGCTCGCAGACCGGGTCGCTGGTGCAGCAGGCCGTACGCCACCTCGCGGGGACCGACGCGGCGCTGGCGCGCGTGGCCGCGGGGACGTACGGCACCTGCACCGCCTGCGGCGAGCAGATCGCCCCGGAGCGGCTGGAGGCGCGGCCGGCGGCGCCCACCTGCGTCCGGTGCGCCGCCGGGCCGTCGCGTCGCTAG
- a CDS encoding MBL fold metallo-hydrolase: MARGTVQLTRVADDVHVVTGTNVNWAVVTEGREVTLVDAGYPLDADAVVASLEALGRRASDVVAVLLTHAHLDHMGGVPHVRSLSGCRVVTGADEVAHAHRERLEQVSAGRVLAQARTPAGARWVGQTLRAVGPHLRMRLSGVEAAPHESPVDAPGRLVAVDTPGHTSGHTAFLMPSSGVLFSGDALVTGHPLCRHDGPQRLPGLFAHDEDRVLRTLRDLRDVPADVLVPGHGRPVRAPLADLVDGALERTDHR, encoded by the coding sequence ATGGCCAGGGGGACCGTGCAGCTGACGCGCGTGGCGGACGACGTGCACGTCGTGACCGGCACCAACGTCAACTGGGCCGTGGTCACCGAGGGTCGCGAGGTCACCCTCGTCGACGCGGGCTACCCGCTGGACGCGGACGCCGTGGTCGCCTCGCTCGAGGCCCTCGGGCGGCGTGCCTCCGACGTGGTCGCCGTACTGCTCACCCACGCCCACCTGGACCACATGGGCGGCGTCCCCCACGTGCGGTCGCTCTCGGGCTGCCGGGTCGTCACCGGCGCCGACGAGGTCGCGCACGCCCACCGCGAGCGCCTCGAGCAGGTCTCGGCCGGGCGGGTGCTCGCCCAGGCCCGCACCCCCGCCGGCGCCCGCTGGGTCGGCCAGACGCTGCGCGCGGTCGGACCCCACCTCCGGATGCGGCTCTCCGGGGTGGAGGCGGCCCCGCACGAGAGCCCCGTCGACGCGCCCGGGCGCCTGGTCGCCGTGGACACCCCCGGCCACACCTCCGGCCACACCGCCTTCCTGATGCCGTCGTCCGGCGTGCTGTTCAGCGGGGACGCCCTGGTCACGGGTCACCCGCTGTGCCGCCACGACGGCCCGCAGCGGCTGCCGGGGCTCTTCGCCCACGACGAGGACCGCGTCCTGCGGACGCTGAGGGACCTGCGCGACGTCCCGGCGGACGTCCTCGTGCCCGGGCACGGCCGGCCGGTACGCGCCCCGCTGGCCGACCTCGTCGACGGGGCCCTGGAGCGCACCGACCACCGATGA
- a CDS encoding T3SS (YopN, CesT) and YbjN peptide-binding chaperone 1, producing the protein MVAPSVDDVRSWWPGTDPGGDMGHEDEHDPLDAPDREDDGGFDAAIEAAWSRFRVRLADRVDATETGGAVSLFAPELSQRIGRRPGLGILVAVDDVLTLEIDIHEGHREERLPRDQVDRAAARAVQVLRDELVVLHPSMLRAEGLEHDPAPPQPRSDHGGDHGGGLGGGPAGAGDPADPADRVTTPHDRDHLQELVDAALGRMLGEVRHDAEGDVPIRDGRSVCWVSVRDDRPVVELFAELVHDPTDPDAVRREVALLNEEHGSFKFVARGGAVVMRLEVLALPFCESHLVVSARLFTAVMDDLARRLAERVGGRLFLDDPEDGHGDEQAEDGDVVGPGAVAPAVPPAAAAPGPVPLDLGGLEVAGLVELLVLGPARPATVAGLFGHDRHQIIRQLVLLRSGSAGATVLRDHVEGAGLDLELVLTALRQALRLVSDGPRPGSGDVTRRRRSVQAPLVSEVDPGEDTLDLGWAT; encoded by the coding sequence GTGGTCGCACCTAGCGTCGACGACGTCCGGTCGTGGTGGCCGGGCACCGACCCTGGAGGCGACATGGGGCACGAGGACGAGCACGACCCGCTGGATGCACCGGACCGGGAGGACGACGGGGGTTTCGACGCGGCGATCGAGGCCGCGTGGTCCCGGTTCCGGGTGCGCCTGGCCGACCGCGTCGACGCGACGGAGACGGGCGGCGCGGTGAGCCTCTTCGCGCCCGAGCTCTCGCAGCGGATCGGACGTCGCCCCGGTCTGGGGATCCTGGTCGCCGTGGACGACGTGCTCACCCTCGAGATCGACATCCACGAGGGCCACCGCGAGGAACGGCTGCCCCGCGACCAGGTCGACCGGGCCGCGGCGCGGGCGGTGCAGGTGCTGCGCGACGAGCTGGTCGTGCTGCACCCGAGCATGCTGCGCGCCGAGGGCCTCGAGCACGACCCCGCGCCCCCGCAGCCCCGCAGCGACCACGGCGGCGACCACGGCGGCGGCCTCGGCGGGGGCCCGGCGGGGGCGGGTGACCCGGCCGACCCGGCCGACCGGGTCACCACGCCCCACGACCGGGACCACCTGCAGGAGCTCGTCGACGCCGCGCTCGGACGGATGCTCGGGGAGGTGCGCCACGACGCCGAGGGCGACGTGCCGATCCGCGACGGGCGCAGCGTGTGCTGGGTCAGCGTGCGGGACGACCGGCCGGTGGTCGAGCTGTTCGCCGAGCTGGTCCACGACCCGACCGACCCCGACGCCGTCCGTCGCGAGGTCGCGCTGCTCAACGAGGAGCACGGCTCCTTCAAGTTTGTCGCCCGCGGCGGTGCGGTCGTGATGCGGCTCGAGGTGCTGGCGCTGCCGTTCTGCGAGTCGCACCTCGTCGTGTCCGCCCGCCTGTTCACCGCCGTGATGGACGACCTCGCGCGCCGGCTCGCGGAGCGGGTCGGGGGGAGGCTCTTCCTCGACGACCCCGAGGACGGGCACGGGGACGAGCAGGCCGAGGACGGCGACGTGGTGGGGCCGGGGGCGGTGGCCCCGGCCGTGCCGCCGGCGGCCGCGGCACCGGGTCCGGTGCCGCTCGACCTCGGCGGGCTCGAGGTCGCCGGCCTCGTCGAGCTGCTGGTGCTCGGCCCCGCCCGCCCCGCCACGGTGGCCGGGCTGTTCGGGCACGACCGGCACCAGATCATCCGGCAGCTGGTCCTGCTGCGCAGCGGCTCGGCCGGTGCGACCGTGCTGCGGGACCACGTCGAGGGCGCCGGGCTCGACCTGGAGCTGGTGCTGACCGCGCTCCGCCAGGCGCTGCGGCTGGTCTCGGACGGTCCGCGCCCCGGCAGCGGCGACGTCACCCGCCGCCGTCGCAGCGTCCAGGCGCCGCTGGTGTCCGAGGTCGACCCCGGTGAGGACACGCTCGACCTCGGGTGGGCGACGTGA
- the rlmC gene encoding 23S rRNA (uracil(747)-C(5))-methyltransferase RlmC, with amino-acid sequence MQCDYFDAGACRSCTWMGQPYDEQLAAVHAAAVAALGERPGLVWSEPVARAEEGFRNKAKMVVGGTVEQPTLGILDRAGHGVDLRHCGLHEPALHDALPVLAALVTRAALVPYDVPTRRGELKHVLATVAPDGGLMVRFVLRSTESLPRLRKHLPWLHEQLPGLVVASVNLQPEHKAVLEGPEEVVLTEQSTLPLRLAGLDLRLRPQGFFQTNTAVAAALYAEAAAWTRDLGARSAWDLYCGVGGFALTLAGAGVPDVVGVELSAEAVTAARDSAERAGLDGVRFEAGDATAWAAAQEHAPDLVVVNPPRRGIGAALAGWLDASGARHVLYSSCHSGSLARDLDAMPSWEPVRGRVFDMFPQTAHHEVLVLLRRR; translated from the coding sequence GTGCAGTGCGACTACTTCGACGCCGGGGCCTGCCGGTCCTGCACGTGGATGGGTCAGCCGTACGACGAGCAGCTCGCCGCCGTGCACGCCGCCGCCGTCGCGGCGCTGGGTGAGCGTCCCGGCCTGGTGTGGTCCGAGCCCGTCGCGCGGGCGGAGGAGGGCTTCCGGAACAAGGCGAAGATGGTCGTCGGGGGCACCGTCGAGCAGCCCACGCTGGGCATCCTGGACCGTGCGGGCCACGGCGTCGACCTGCGCCACTGCGGCCTGCACGAGCCGGCGCTGCACGACGCGCTGCCGGTGCTGGCCGCGCTGGTCACCCGCGCCGCGCTGGTCCCGTACGACGTCCCGACCCGCCGCGGCGAGCTCAAGCACGTCCTGGCCACCGTCGCCCCCGACGGCGGCCTGATGGTCCGCTTCGTCCTGCGCAGCACCGAGTCCCTGCCGCGGCTGCGCAAGCACCTGCCCTGGCTCCACGAGCAGCTGCCCGGCCTGGTCGTGGCGTCGGTGAACCTGCAGCCCGAGCACAAGGCCGTGCTCGAGGGGCCCGAGGAGGTCGTGCTGACCGAGCAGTCCACGCTGCCGCTGCGGCTGGCCGGGCTCGACCTGCGGCTGCGCCCGCAAGGCTTCTTCCAGACCAACACCGCCGTCGCTGCGGCGCTGTACGCCGAGGCGGCCGCCTGGACGCGGGACCTGGGGGCCCGCAGCGCCTGGGACCTCTACTGCGGTGTCGGCGGGTTCGCGCTCACCCTGGCCGGGGCGGGCGTGCCCGACGTGGTCGGGGTCGAGCTCAGCGCGGAGGCGGTGACCGCGGCCCGGGACAGCGCCGAGCGGGCGGGGCTGGACGGGGTGCGGTTCGAGGCCGGCGACGCGACGGCCTGGGCCGCTGCGCAGGAGCACGCCCCGGACCTGGTGGTGGTCAACCCGCCGCGGCGGGGGATCGGCGCCGCCCTCGCGGGCTGGCTGGACGCCTCGGGCGCGCGCCACGTCCTCTACTCCAGCTGCCACAGCGGGTCACTGGCCCGCGACCTCGACGCGATGCCCTCGTGGGAGCCGGTGCGCGGGCGGGTCTTCGACATGTTCCCGCAGACCGCGCACCACGAGGTGCTGGTGCTGCTGCGCCGGCGGTAG
- a CDS encoding TfoX/Sxy family protein, whose amino-acid sequence MAYDDALAARVRDLLAGRAGWAEKRMFGGLAFLLDGHMAVTVSGAGEGALMVRHDPAEGLLGEAHVAPMEMRGSTMTGWLLVEPAGLADDADLVRWVDVGAARVRALHPPA is encoded by the coding sequence ATGGCGTACGACGACGCGCTGGCCGCCCGGGTGCGGGACCTGCTCGCGGGCCGGGCGGGCTGGGCCGAGAAGCGGATGTTCGGCGGGCTGGCGTTCCTGCTGGACGGGCACATGGCGGTCACGGTCAGCGGCGCCGGCGAGGGTGCGCTGATGGTGCGCCACGACCCGGCCGAGGGTCTGCTCGGCGAGGCCCACGTCGCTCCGATGGAGATGCGGGGCAGCACGATGACCGGGTGGCTGCTCGTGGAGCCCGCCGGCCTCGCCGACGACGCCGACCTGGTCCGGTGGGTCGACGTCGGCGCCGCCCGCGTCCGGGCCCTGCACCCGCCGGCCTGA
- a CDS encoding metallophosphoesterase family protein, translating into MTTLSLVLTADTHLPRRAKVLPDELLEAARAADVVVHAGDWVDEAALDLLEESSQRLVACWGNNDGPGLRARLPEVARADLGGLRLGVVHETGQKLRREERVDASYDDLDVLVFGHSHIPWDTTTPRGVRLLNPGSPTDRRQQPYCTWMSATVTDGELTDVVLHRLPPRRRP; encoded by the coding sequence ATGACCACGCTGTCCCTCGTCCTCACCGCCGACACCCACCTGCCCCGGCGGGCGAAGGTGCTGCCCGACGAGCTGCTCGAGGCGGCACGCGCCGCCGACGTCGTCGTGCACGCCGGGGACTGGGTCGACGAGGCCGCCCTGGACCTGCTCGAGGAGTCCTCGCAGCGGCTGGTGGCCTGCTGGGGCAACAACGACGGCCCCGGTCTGCGGGCCCGGTTGCCCGAGGTGGCCCGGGCCGACCTCGGCGGCCTGCGTCTGGGCGTGGTGCACGAGACCGGGCAGAAGCTGCGCCGCGAGGAGCGGGTGGACGCGTCCTACGACGACCTCGACGTCCTGGTCTTCGGGCACAGCCACATCCCGTGGGACACCACGACCCCGCGCGGGGTGCGCCTGCTCAACCCGGGCTCGCCCACCGACCGCCGGCAGCAGCCGTACTGCACCTGGATGAGCGCGACCGTGACCGACGGGGAGCTCACCGACGTCGTGCTGCACCGGCTGCCGCCCCGCCGCCGCCCCTGA